A region from the Campylobacter concisus genome encodes:
- a CDS encoding ABC transporter permease, with product MNNLFLIAKLDVKESFRSRWFVIYAALFSALMIGFLFSGVTDSRVLGFSGLTRALLLFIQICVIIVPIFILISTVRSINQDRDTNLLEYILSFPLSLREYYFGKALGRTFVVFVPLLFALLLCVVVGFIKGVAIPWSVLTLYFGLLFSLSIIFLSLGFFISSVIKNQETGQGVAFLLWLIMLAFIDLALIGLLMRSSVDEYVIYAIAILNPIELFRIAALSLFDPNLAVIGTASYFILSTFPKATFVAYAIIYPLALGIILLVCGYFAFSKKDLV from the coding sequence GTGAATAATCTTTTTTTAATAGCAAAGCTTGATGTAAAAGAGTCTTTTCGCTCAAGATGGTTTGTGATATATGCTGCGCTTTTTTCTGCTTTGATGATAGGATTTTTATTCAGTGGAGTGACTGACTCACGCGTACTGGGCTTTTCTGGGCTTACTAGAGCACTACTTTTGTTTATTCAAATTTGCGTCATCATTGTGCCTATTTTTATTCTCATTTCAACTGTAAGAAGCATAAATCAAGATAGAGATACAAATTTGCTTGAATACATCCTTAGTTTCCCGCTAAGTCTTAGAGAGTATTACTTTGGCAAGGCACTGGGCCGTACATTTGTTGTTTTTGTGCCACTTTTGTTTGCTCTTTTGCTTTGTGTTGTTGTTGGTTTTATAAAAGGTGTGGCGATACCTTGGAGTGTATTAACACTTTATTTTGGATTACTTTTTAGCTTAAGTATTATTTTTCTATCGCTTGGATTTTTTATCTCAAGCGTGATTAAAAATCAAGAGACAGGCCAAGGCGTAGCGTTTTTACTTTGGCTTATAATGCTTGCATTTATTGATCTAGCATTAATTGGACTTCTTATGAGAAGTTCAGTCGATGAGTATGTTATTTACGCTATTGCTATACTAAATCCGATAGAGCTTTTCAGGATAGCAGCGCTTAGTCTTTTTGATCCAAATTTAGCAGTTATCGGTACTGCATCTTATTTTATTTTAAGCACCTTTCCAAAAGCGACATTTGTAGCTTACGCGATTATCTATCCGCTCGCACTAGGCATTATTTTGCTAGTTTGTGGCTATTTTGCCTTTAGCAAAAAAGATTTGGTTTGA
- a CDS encoding tetratricopeptide repeat protein: MKKSILFLAFTLLSLNANWDINVQECINKSNAKACENFTKKLSSECENKDKISCFIYADMLGRGLGIEKDTQKSFEIFRSLCDDGGSEACYELATKYLQGNGTEQSFDLSANALDKACKMGSKRACNVLELVPKN, from the coding sequence ATGAAAAAATCCATTTTGTTTTTAGCATTTACACTTCTATCTTTGAATGCAAACTGGGATATAAATGTGCAAGAGTGCATTAATAAAAGTAACGCTAAAGCTTGCGAGAATTTTACAAAAAAGCTTTCAAGTGAGTGTGAGAATAAAGATAAAATTTCTTGCTTTATCTATGCAGATATGCTAGGGCGTGGTCTTGGCATAGAAAAAGATACGCAAAAATCTTTTGAGATATTTAGATCGCTCTGTGATGATGGTGGTAGTGAGGCTTGCTACGAGCTAGCGACAAAGTATCTTCAAGGAAATGGCACTGAGCAAAGCTTTGATCTTTCTGCAAATGCTCTTGATAAAGCTTGCAAGATGGGCAGTAAACGAGCTTGCAATGTATTAGAGCTTGTGCCTAAAAATTAG
- a CDS encoding PepSY-associated TM helix domain-containing protein, with translation MHTYLSLLFFIPLAVVCFSGAILVYKDELNSLLVPNVVNVKLNKENLSKRISFDEQREIIASELGGYEMVGINIDADLKKCDKIWLIEHNDSQKEWKFIYFDAFSGKIKSEPLAHDEGFFGVLTELHESLFLEKSGHIILTLTAIFTFFICISGFVIYRKFWLTLLRLRVNRLNIFMSDIHKMIGIFSTPILLLICISGVWWEFQMARMPEFKNDFVIDAKIYNKGLSLDELVARSKNDLTGFEPHFISLPFMQGANIRLFGYVKDQNFLHNEYSSILTYDKNNGELVSILDIKNANLSEEILSAFRKSHFGNYNQITKFIWFLVGISPLILSISGLYLWIKRNFKRRKNEKIFN, from the coding sequence GTGCACACTTATTTATCTCTTTTATTTTTCATTCCACTTGCAGTAGTTTGTTTTAGCGGTGCGATCCTTGTTTATAAAGATGAGCTAAACAGCCTTCTTGTCCCAAATGTCGTAAATGTAAAATTAAACAAAGAAAATTTAAGCAAAAGGATCAGCTTTGATGAGCAAAGAGAGATCATCGCAAGCGAGCTTGGCGGCTACGAGATGGTCGGCATCAACATCGATGCCGACCTTAAAAAATGCGACAAAATTTGGTTAATCGAGCACAATGACAGCCAAAAAGAGTGGAAATTTATCTATTTTGACGCTTTTAGCGGTAAGATAAAGAGCGAGCCACTCGCACATGATGAGGGCTTTTTTGGAGTTTTAACCGAGCTTCATGAGTCGCTATTTCTAGAAAAGAGCGGTCACATTATCCTTACTCTAACCGCTATTTTTACGTTTTTTATCTGCATAAGTGGTTTCGTGATTTATAGAAAATTTTGGCTGACACTACTTAGGCTTCGTGTAAATAGGCTAAATATTTTTATGAGCGACATTCATAAAATGATAGGAATTTTTTCTACACCTATTTTACTACTCATTTGCATAAGCGGTGTTTGGTGGGAATTTCAAATGGCACGCATGCCAGAGTTTAAAAATGACTTCGTTATAGATGCAAAAATTTATAACAAAGGCCTATCTCTTGACGAGCTGGTGGCCCGCTCAAAAAATGATCTTACTGGCTTTGAGCCACACTTCATCTCACTGCCTTTTATGCAAGGAGCAAACATACGCCTTTTTGGCTATGTAAAAGATCAAAATTTCTTGCATAACGAATATTCAAGCATATTAACTTACGATAAAAATAACGGCGAATTAGTAAGTATTTTGGACATAAAAAATGCAAATCTAAGCGAAGAAATTCTCTCAGCATTTAGAAAATCGCACTTTGGCAACTACAACCAAATCACAAAATTTATCTGGTTTTTGGTTGGTATTTCACCGCTTATTTTAAGTATCTCAGGGCTTTATTTGTGGATTAAAAGAAATTTTAAAAGGAGAAAAAATGAAAAAATTTTTAATTAG
- a CDS encoding TonB-dependent siderophore receptor gives MKKFLISLVALNLMQPQIFASQSDKILEAIDVVESERRDDANYFAKELVKSTTRLNLTSRQTPQSLTVLTEARLKDQGIKDYQVLLRNVPGVTLNKWDERVYPTARGFKIDYYLLDSMPSFGGFSLGANDMSLLPYERVEVVKGANGLLAGAGNPAASLNFIRKRADSKELKGNFGVSAGSYDRYGVNGDVQTPVNESGSVRARLSFMHEKSHSYMDYYNRKNSAIYGVVDSDIGDNSWLSLGTFYQELRRRGVRWGGMPAFYTDGSRTNFSKNEIFSQPWTRWDIKTLDFYADFKHYFENEASLNLSYSFRRANTDTNLLYYGGKVNLDGTGDVSGLSVYANKREENIHNVDAYANIPYELANLSHEFVFGAMYNNYQNSSDKVSSYWNSRTTPAGLAYAARTRIDFNNLHLDDPKLPYADQNNKDKTIQKAFYAANKLSITDELKFLLGARVSYYKYEIEGGKGNRNFTNEITPYLGITYDIGANHTLYASYTSIFKPQSVKDANDKYLDPIQGKDYEVGIKGEYFDGALQASLGIFKIVQDKLGIDTGKINPATNAKIYESGKGVTSKGVELDLNGEITKNLSLSFGATHFNAKDANGEKYATDSSRSTANLFAKYEFRDFRVGAGAMYKSKIYNGKGADEITQKGYTLANLMLGYKFAKNFDVQLNIDNLFNKKYYEGIGKNLMVYGDPRTFNLSFNYKF, from the coding sequence ATGAAAAAATTTTTAATTAGTTTGGTTGCATTAAATTTGATGCAACCTCAAATTTTTGCTAGCCAAAGCGATAAAATTTTAGAGGCAATCGATGTCGTGGAGAGCGAGCGAAGAGACGATGCAAACTACTTTGCAAAGGAGCTTGTAAAGAGCACAACAAGGCTAAATTTAACCTCTCGTCAAACGCCGCAGTCGCTAACTGTGCTAACAGAGGCTAGGCTAAAAGATCAAGGCATCAAGGACTATCAAGTGCTTCTTAGAAATGTCCCAGGCGTTACGCTAAACAAATGGGACGAGCGCGTATATCCGACGGCTCGTGGCTTTAAGATAGATTATTACTTACTTGATTCGATGCCTAGCTTTGGTGGTTTTAGTCTTGGTGCAAACGATATGAGCTTGCTACCTTATGAAAGAGTTGAGGTGGTAAAAGGGGCAAATGGCTTACTTGCAGGCGCTGGCAACCCAGCTGCAAGCTTAAATTTCATAAGAAAAAGGGCAGACTCAAAGGAGCTAAAAGGAAATTTTGGCGTAAGTGCTGGCTCATACGATAGATACGGCGTAAATGGTGATGTGCAAACGCCGGTAAATGAGAGCGGAAGCGTCAGAGCTAGGTTATCTTTTATGCATGAGAAATCACACTCTTATATGGATTATTACAACCGTAAAAATAGCGCGATTTATGGCGTAGTCGATAGCGACATAGGCGATAACTCATGGCTTAGTCTTGGTACATTTTATCAAGAGCTAAGACGCCGTGGCGTTAGATGGGGCGGTATGCCAGCATTTTACACAGATGGCTCTAGGACAAATTTTAGTAAAAATGAAATTTTCTCTCAGCCTTGGACGAGATGGGATATAAAAACACTTGATTTTTACGCTGATTTTAAGCACTACTTTGAAAATGAAGCGAGCTTAAATTTAAGCTACTCATTTAGGCGCGCAAATACGGATACTAATTTGCTCTACTACGGCGGCAAGGTAAATTTAGACGGTACGGGCGATGTTAGCGGACTTAGCGTCTATGCAAACAAAAGAGAGGAGAATATCCACAACGTAGATGCATACGCAAATATCCCTTACGAGCTAGCAAATTTATCTCATGAGTTTGTCTTTGGCGCGATGTATAACAACTACCAAAACAGCTCCGATAAGGTCAGTAGCTACTGGAATAGCCGCACGACTCCGGCAGGCCTAGCCTATGCGGCGCGCACTAGGATAGATTTTAATAACCTGCACCTAGACGACCCGAAGCTACCTTACGCCGATCAAAACAATAAAGACAAAACGATACAAAAGGCATTTTACGCGGCAAATAAACTATCAATCACTGATGAGCTTAAATTTTTGCTAGGCGCCAGGGTGAGCTACTACAAATACGAGATCGAGGGTGGCAAAGGCAATAGAAATTTCACAAATGAGATCACGCCATATCTTGGCATCACTTATGACATCGGAGCAAATCACACTCTATACGCCAGCTATACGAGTATATTTAAACCTCAAAGCGTAAAGGATGCAAACGACAAATATCTTGATCCGATCCAAGGCAAAGACTACGAAGTGGGCATCAAAGGTGAGTATTTTGATGGGGCACTTCAAGCAAGTCTTGGCATCTTTAAGATCGTGCAAGACAAGCTTGGTATAGATACTGGCAAGATAAATCCAGCGACAAATGCCAAAATATATGAATCTGGCAAGGGTGTGACAAGCAAGGGTGTCGAGCTAGATCTAAATGGCGAGATTACTAAAAACTTAAGCCTAAGCTTTGGCGCAACGCACTTTAACGCAAAAGATGCTAATGGCGAGAAATACGCCACTGACTCATCAAGAAGCACGGCAAATTTATTTGCAAAGTATGAATTTAGAGACTTTAGAGTAGGGGCTGGAGCTATGTATAAGAGCAAAATTTATAATGGCAAAGGCGCAGATGAAATCACACAAAAAGGCTACACTTTGGCTAATTTAATGCTTGGTTATAAATTTGCTAAAAACTTTGACGTGCAGCTAAATATCGACAATCTATTTAATAAAAAATACTACGAGGGCATCGGCAAAAACTTGATGGTTTATGGCGATCCACGCACATTTAATCTAAGCTTTAACTATAAGTTTTAA
- a CDS encoding chemotaxis protein, giving the protein MFKVEVIYKFCLVLVLILGLCMLAFSGVNFALGEYNEHLLNAHKITGFLILLAATLHVINRRKKLVKLINETMDVLTRSKNPSICNMDRIIASLEPYSITEISQMLGFDEAIFCETLRKNGVKFNDTSQTLRQIARMNDEKIFFVLVLIIEAKFGKRFCGELKYKRGGKLKDKKMVA; this is encoded by the coding sequence ATGTTTAAAGTAGAGGTTATTTATAAATTCTGTCTTGTTTTAGTTCTTATTTTGGGGCTTTGTATGCTCGCATTCTCTGGTGTAAATTTTGCGCTTGGCGAATATAACGAGCATCTATTAAATGCCCATAAAATCACAGGTTTTTTAATATTGCTTGCTGCAACACTTCACGTTATAAATCGCAGAAAAAAACTAGTAAAACTAATAAATGAAACAATGGATGTGCTAACGCGCAGTAAAAATCCAAGCATTTGCAACATGGACCGAATCATCGCCTCACTAGAGCCATACAGCATAACTGAAATTTCACAAATGTTAGGCTTTGACGAGGCCATTTTTTGCGAAACTTTACGTAAAAATGGGGTTAAATTTAATGACACTAGCCAAACTCTACGCCAGATCGCACGAATGAATGATGAAAAGATATTTTTCGTGCTAGTTCTTATAATCGAGGCGAAATTTGGCAAGAGATTTTGTGGTGAGCTAAAGTACAAACGTGGCGGAAAACTTAAAGATAAAAAAATGGTCGCATAG
- a CDS encoding GNAT family N-acetyltransferase yields MIERANLSDLEAITQIYNDYILDRSATADMQPVSTKEREPWFNAHGSSRPIFIYKENDEILGYCSLSDFNPKIAYDISVEISIYVAKKALKWGIGKQLLAHSLNEAKRLNLKNIIALIFSKNKASLGLFLKFGFEKWGELPGVCLMDGEYKDVVILGLKL; encoded by the coding sequence TTGATCGAGCGAGCAAATTTAAGCGACCTTGAAGCTATCACGCAAATTTACAATGACTACATTTTAGATAGAAGTGCGACTGCTGATATGCAGCCAGTTAGCACAAAGGAGCGAGAGCCTTGGTTTAACGCCCACGGCAGCTCGCGCCCTATCTTTATCTACAAAGAAAATGATGAAATTTTAGGCTACTGCTCACTAAGTGACTTTAATCCCAAGATCGCTTACGATATAAGCGTAGAGATAAGCATCTATGTCGCTAAAAAGGCTCTTAAATGGGGCATCGGCAAACAGCTTTTAGCCCACAGCCTAAATGAAGCAAAGAGGCTAAATTTAAAAAATATCATCGCACTAATCTTTAGCAAAAACAAAGCAAGTCTTGGGCTGTTTTTGAAATTTGGCTTTGAAAAATGGGGCGAACTACCTGGCGTTTGCCTGATGGATGGCGAGTACAAAGATGTCGTTATCTTGGGGCTAAAGCTCTAA